In one window of Mucilaginibacter auburnensis DNA:
- a CDS encoding TraR/DksA family transcriptional regulator, whose amino-acid sequence MKQENEKTRYSDAELKEFKDLLLEKLASAKEELNALATSLSSPNANGTDDTAGTYKTLEDGSATLEKEQINQLAARQKKFIDQLEAALVRIENKTYGICRETGKLIPKERLRAVPHTTLTMEAKLKQ is encoded by the coding sequence ATGAAACAAGAAAACGAAAAAACCAGATATAGCGACGCTGAGTTAAAAGAATTTAAAGACCTGTTGTTAGAGAAACTGGCAAGCGCCAAAGAAGAACTGAATGCACTCGCAACTTCATTAAGCTCGCCTAATGCTAACGGTACTGATGATACTGCCGGTACTTATAAAACACTGGAGGATGGATCAGCTACTTTAGAAAAAGAACAGATCAATCAACTGGCTGCCCGTCAAAAAAAGTTTATTGACCAGTTAGAAGCTGCCTTGGTTCGTATTGAGAACAAAACTTACGGTATTTGCCGCGAAACCGGTAAATTGATACCTAAAGAGCGTTTGCGTGCAGTGCCGCACACTACCTTAACAATGGAAGCTAAATTAAAGCAGTAA
- a CDS encoding lipoprotein signal peptidase codes for MKASYVKPFIVALIIIIVDQVIKTWVRMNMYPGEEIKFLGERGMLHYTENNGMAFGMELGGDWGKLALTLFRIVAVCGIGYGMVYLIKRKYHRGLIMNVALIFAGAMGNIIDSTFYGLLYQTGYDGKPLGLFHGRVVDMFYFPLITGNFPDWVPFWGGQDFVFFRPVFNFADAAISVGVILILIFQKHYFKQEIPEEPTPNSEMLEE; via the coding sequence ATGAAGGCTTCGTACGTTAAACCTTTTATTGTTGCTCTTATAATAATCATTGTAGACCAGGTAATAAAAACCTGGGTTCGCATGAATATGTATCCCGGCGAGGAGATCAAATTTTTAGGCGAACGCGGAATGCTGCATTATACCGAAAATAACGGTATGGCATTCGGCATGGAACTGGGCGGCGATTGGGGAAAGCTTGCGCTAACCCTTTTTCGTATAGTTGCTGTTTGCGGTATTGGTTATGGAATGGTGTATTTAATAAAACGCAAATACCACCGCGGCCTTATCATGAATGTAGCCTTGATATTTGCCGGCGCTATGGGTAATATAATTGATTCAACCTTTTACGGCCTGCTTTACCAAACAGGTTATGACGGCAAACCACTGGGCTTGTTCCATGGCCGGGTTGTAGATATGTTCTACTTCCCGCTAATAACCGGTAACTTTCCTGACTGGGTGCCATTTTGGGGAGGGCAGGACTTCGTTTTCTTCAGGCCGGTATTCAATTTTGCTGATGCCGCTATTTCTGTTGGTGTTATTTTGATATTAATATTTCAAAAGCACTATTTTAAACAGGAAATTCCCGAAGAACCAACTCCTAACAGTGAAATGTTAGAAGAGTAA
- a CDS encoding ammonium transporter, giving the protein MKKIVPFGILVIVVILALMYPGAKAAPAPTTYVGADIAWILISTALVLLMTPGLAFFYGGMVRKKNVISTMLQSFVCMGLITIIWVVFGFSMAFGEDVGGMGLIGSPSSFFMMQNTLGVAWLGGTIPVILFAMFQLKFAVITPALITGAFAERIRFNSYLIFITLFIVIIYIPLAHATWHPEGMFFKYGVLDFAGGTVVHMSAGWAALASALYLKKRNEVPESHTPARISYVILGTGLLWFGWFGFNAGSALGAGELAATALATTTTASAAAAMSWIFFDMLRGKKPSALGACIGAVVGLVAITPAAGFVTVSSSLVIGIVAAVISNLVVIWRSKTNIDDTLDVFPCHGVGGMVGMVMTGIFATKSVNSLGAEGLFYGESTLFVKHMVALVGVSAFAFIGSFILLKVTDLISPLRVTVEEEIAGLDVSQHDEEL; this is encoded by the coding sequence ATGAAAAAAATCGTACCTTTTGGCATTCTCGTAATTGTAGTCATCCTGGCGCTAATGTACCCGGGTGCTAAAGCCGCCCCGGCGCCTACCACGTATGTTGGAGCCGACATTGCATGGATCCTGATCTCAACCGCGCTTGTATTATTAATGACCCCTGGTTTGGCATTCTTCTACGGCGGTATGGTTAGAAAGAAAAACGTTATCTCAACCATGCTGCAAAGCTTTGTTTGTATGGGTTTGATCACCATTATCTGGGTAGTATTTGGTTTTAGTATGGCGTTTGGTGAAGACGTTGGCGGTATGGGTTTAATTGGTAGCCCATCGTCATTCTTCATGATGCAAAACACCTTAGGTGTAGCATGGTTAGGCGGTACTATCCCGGTTATCCTGTTCGCAATGTTCCAGTTAAAATTCGCGGTTATTACACCTGCGTTAATTACAGGTGCATTTGCTGAACGTATCCGTTTCAACTCTTACCTTATTTTCATCACCCTTTTCATTGTAATTATCTATATTCCTCTTGCGCATGCTACATGGCACCCAGAAGGTATGTTCTTTAAATATGGCGTACTTGACTTTGCAGGTGGTACTGTAGTACACATGTCTGCTGGTTGGGCTGCATTGGCATCAGCTTTATATTTGAAAAAACGTAATGAAGTTCCTGAGTCTCACACTCCGGCACGTATCAGCTACGTAATATTAGGTACAGGTTTACTTTGGTTCGGTTGGTTCGGTTTCAACGCCGGTTCAGCTTTAGGCGCAGGCGAATTAGCTGCAACTGCACTGGCTACTACCACTACTGCTTCTGCTGCTGCTGCAATGTCATGGATATTCTTTGATATGTTACGCGGTAAAAAACCATCAGCTTTAGGTGCTTGTATAGGTGCCGTTGTAGGTTTGGTTGCTATTACTCCAGCTGCAGGTTTCGTAACCGTATCAAGCTCATTGGTAATTGGTATAGTTGCTGCGGTTATCAGTAACCTGGTGGTTATCTGGAGAAGCAAAACCAACATTGACGATACCCTTGACGTATTCCCTTGCCACGGTGTAGGCGGTATGGTAGGTATGGTTATGACCGGTATCTTCGCTACTAAAAGCGTTAACTCATTAGGCGCTGAAGGCTTATTCTACGGCGAAAGCACATTGTTTGTTAAACACATGGTTGCCCTGGTTGGTGTATCAGCATTTGCTTTCATAGGTTCATTTATCCTGTTGAAAGTTACTGACCTGATCAGCCCGCTACGCGTTACTGTTGAAGAAGAGATTGCTGGTTTGGACGTAAGTCAGCACGACGAAGAATTGTAA